CTATATTGTTGTGTGATAAAGATGGTCTTTCAGAGGGAATGATTCTAAAATCAAGAGTACCTCATGTTTGTGGCTCCACTCTATGGACCATTATTTATTTAGGTTCTGACATAGTACTTAAATGTAACGATTGCTCTGCTGTAATTATGGTTTCAAGAAAGAAGATATTTAGACAGTTTAGAAAGATGTAATAACATATCTTGAGGTAAAAAGATGAAAATAAAAATTTTTAAAATGGATGTGGAGAAATTAAATGATTAAATTGGCTGATTTTGGTAGGGAATATAACTTATTAAAAGACGAAATTGACAAAGAACTTCAAAGTGTGCTTAACAGTGGCGCATTTATAATGGGCAAACAGGTAGGAGAGCTTGAGAAAAATCTCTCTGATTATCTTGGCTGCAGGGCTTTTACCGTTGCTTCGGGGACTGATGCTCTATTGATTGCGTTAAGAGCTGCATCTATAGGCGAGGGAGATGAGGTTATAACGACTCCTTTTACCTTTGTGGCTACTGCAAGCACAATAACCTTTGTCGGCGCCAAGCCTGTGTTTGTGGATATAGATGAAGAAACTCTTAATTTAGATCCAAAATTAATTGAAGAAAAGATAACAGATAAAACAAAAGCTATTCTCCCAGTGCACCTTTTTGGTCACAGCGCTGATATGGATGAAATTATG
This Thermodesulfobium sp. 4217-1 DNA region includes the following protein-coding sequences:
- a CDS encoding DUF951 family protein → ILLCDKDGLSEGMILKSRVPHVCGSTLWTIIYLGSDIVLKCNDCSAVIMVSRKKIFRQFRKM